Proteins encoded together in one Coffea arabica cultivar ET-39 chromosome 2c, Coffea Arabica ET-39 HiFi, whole genome shotgun sequence window:
- the LOC113726538 gene encoding uncharacterized protein has product MEDHNLVVGQEFPDVKTFRNAIKEAAIAQHFELRIVKSDLIRYIAKCAADGCPWRIRAVKIPNAPTFTIRSLEGTHTCGRNAQTGHHQASVDWIVNFIEERLRDNINYKPKDILHDIYKQYGIIIPYKQAWRAKERGLQAIYGSSEEGYCLLPAYCEQIKKTNPGSCAEVFTAGSDNRFQRLFIAFYASIYGFLSGCLPVVGLGAIQLKSKYLGTLMSATSFDADGGLFPIAFGVVDVENDESWMWFLSELNKALEMHTERIPELTFLSDAQKSIADAVKRKFPGSSHAICMRHLSESMGKEFRNSRLVQLLWKAAYSTTAHGFKEKLAEIQEISVDAAKWLQQYSHSRWSLMYFEGKRYGHLSSNIEEFNQWILEARELPIVQVIERIHSKLISEFEERRAESSTWISMLAPTAEKRLLEAMEHSSTYQVLRSDEVEFEVLSAERSHIVNIGTRSCSCRDWQLFGIPCSHAVAALTSYKKDVYAYTEKYFTASSYRESYSEEILRIPGKIKWKKEGDVPVDDDVRLVRPPKFRRPPGRPEKKRVCVEDVNREKHTVHCSRCNQTGHYKTTCKAETLKSFEQL; this is encoded by the coding sequence ATGGAGGACCACAACTTAGTTGTTGGTCAAGAATTTCCTGATGTCAAAACATTCCGAAATGCAATTAAAGAAGCTGCTATTGCACAACATTTTGAGCTTCGCATTGTGAAGAGTGACCTGATTCGCTATATCGCAAAATGTGCTGCAGATGGTTGTCCTTGGCGTATACGTGCAGTCAAGATTCCCAATGCTCCAACATTCACAATACGGAGTCTTGAAGGAACACACACCTGTGGGAGAAATGCCCAAACTGGACATCATCAGGCTTCTGTGGATTGGATTGTTAACTTTATAGAGGAACGACTGAGGGACAACATAAATTACAAGCCAAAAGATATTTTGCATGACATCTACAAACAGTATGGGATAATTATACCATACAAGCAAGCTTGGCGTGCCAAGGAACGGGGGCTGCAAGCCATATATGGGTCTTCTGAAGAAGGATACTGCCTTCTTCCTGCATACTGCGAGCAAATTAAGAAGACAAATCCTGGAAGTTGTGCAGAGGTGTTTACTGCTGGTTCTGATAACCGGTTCCAGCGACTCTTCATTGCTTTCTATGCTTCCATATACGGCTTTTTGAGTGGATGCTTGCCAGTTGTTGGGCTTGGTGCAATCCAGTTGAAAAGCAAGTACCTTGGTACCTTAATGTCAGCTACTTCTTTTGATGCTGATGGTGGATTATTTCCAATTGCCTTTGGTGTTGTCGATGTAGAGAATGATGAGAGTTGGATGTGGTTCTTGTCAGAGTTAAATAAGGCATTAGAGATGCACACGGAGAGGATACCTGAGCTAACTTTTTTATCTGATGCACAGAAAAGCATTGCAGATGCTGTCAAAAGGAAATTTCCTGGTTCTTCACATGCAATTTGCATGCGTCACTTGAGTGAAAGCATGGGTAAAGAGTTTAGAAATTCAAGGCTTGTTCAACTATTATGGAAAGCCGCATATTCTACCACAGCCCATGGATTTAAAGAGAAACTGGCTGAAATTCAGGAAATCTCCGTGGATGCAGCAAAGTGGCTTCAACAATATTCTCACTCCCGTTGGTcattgatgtattttgaaggAAAACGGTATGGCCATCTCTCTTCAAACATTGAGGAGTTCAATCAGTGGATTCTTGAAGCACGAGAGCTGCCCATAGTTCAGGTAATTGAGCGGATTCACAGTAAACTGATATCAGAGTTTGAGGAACGGCGAGcagagagtagtacttggatttcCATGCTTGCACCGACTGCTGAGAAGCGCTTGCTGGAGGCGATGGAACATTCCTCTACATATCAGGTGCTTCGGTCTGATGAGGTAGAATTTGAGGTCCTATCAGCAGAGCGATCACACATTGTGAACATAGGTACCCGTTCTTGCTCCTGCCGTGATTGGCAGTTGTTTGGAATACCATGTTCACATGCAGTTGCTGCTCTTACTTCATATAAGAAAGACGTGTATGCTTATACAGAGAAGTATTTCACTGCAAGCTCTTATCGTGAGTCATACTCCGAAGAGATACTTCGCATCCCTGGGAAGATCAAATGGAAGAAGGAAGGTGATGTTCCAGTAGATGATGATGTACGACTTGTTCGACCACCCAAGTTTCGAAGACCACCTGGACGCCCTGAGAAGAAGCGGGTATGCGTAGAGGATGTTAATCGTGAAAAGCATACAGTTCATTGTAGTCGCTGCAATCAAACAGGGCACTACAAAACGACCTGCAAAGCAGAGACCTTGAAGAGTTTTGAACAGTTGTAG